Proteins encoded in a region of the Chelonoidis abingdonii isolate Lonesome George chromosome 2, CheloAbing_2.0, whole genome shotgun sequence genome:
- the LOC116821432 gene encoding indoleamine 2,3-dioxygenase 1-like — MEHEDKRESLQNLEEFHISEEYGFVLPDPLTELPDYYAPWMNVAANLPHLIEGHQLRREVAKMPLLSTQYLRGHRQLRLARLALGFITMGYVWQGGGRQTVKILPRVLAVPYCSISELLNLPPILVYADCVLANWKKRDPGGPLNAENLDILFSFPGGDSNKGFFLVSLLVEAAAAAGIKAIPIIVNAILHHGLCSLETALQDVALSICKMREAFKLIHVCVNPEVFFRSLRIYLSGWKDNFLMPEGLVYEGVWDSPKQFFGGSAAQSSTLQCFDVLLGIQHSTAQGFSAEYLGCMRDYMPAAHRAFIQTLASGPSLRQFVLATGDAGLHAAFNKCVSALADLRSYHIQIATKYITIPAVRCRAEQQQLGGCVHEGTSVLLERGTGGTGFMRFLKAIRDTTRKAQLREQEATGANTLTCPR; from the exons ATGGAACATGAAGACAAAAGAGAGAGTCTGCAGAACCTGGAGGAGTTTCACATTTCAGAAGAATACGGCTTTGTTCTCCCTGACCCACTG ACAGAACTGCCAGATTATTACGCTCCCTGGATGAATGTTGCAGCCAACCTGCCCCACCTGATAGAGGGACATCAGCTCCGCCGGGAAGTAGCAAAG ATGCCACTACTCAGCACACAGTACCTGCGAGGACACAGGCAGCTGCGCCTGGCTCGCCTGGCTCTCGGCTTCATCACAATGGGATACGTATGGCAAGGAGGCGGCAGACAGACAGTGAAG ATCCTTCCCAGAGTGCTCGCGGTGCCTTACTGCTCGATCTCAGAGCTTCTCAACCTGCCGCCCATCCTCGTCTATGCAGACTGTGTTTTGGCAAACTGGAAGAAGAGAGACCCCGGTGG ACCCCTGAACGCAGA GAATCTCGACATCTTGTTTTCATTCCCTGGAGGGGACAGCAACAAAGGTTTCTTCCTAGTCTCTCTCCTTGttgaagcagcagctgcagctggaatCAAG GCAATCCCCATTATTGTCAATGCCATATTGCATCATGGTCTTTGCTCCTTGGAAACAGCACTGCAGGATGTGGCCTTGTCTATATGCAAGATGCGTGAAGCTTTCAAACTGATTCACG TGTGTGTAAATCCAGAAGTGTTTTTCAGATCCCTTCGCATCTACCTCTCAGG CTGGAAGGACAATTTCCTGATGCCAGAGGGGCTGGTGTACGAGGGGGTGTGGGACAGCCCCAAGCAGTTTTTCGGCGGCAGTGCAGCGCAGAGCTCGACATTACAGTGCTTTGATGTGCTGCTAGGAAtccagcacagcacagcccaAG GGTTCTCAGCAGAGTACCTTGGTTGCATGAGGGATTACATGCCAGCGGCTCACAGGGCCTTCATTCAGACCCTAGCTTCTGGCCCCTCCCTCCGACAGTTTGTCCTGGCAACAGGAGATGCAGGCCTGCATGCAGCTTTCAACAAGTGTGTGTCGGCGCTGGCGGACCTACGGAGCTATCACATACAGATTGCCACCAAATACATCACCATCCCGGCCGTGAGGTGCCGagcggagcagcagcagctcgggGGCTGCGTCCACGAGGGCACGTCAGTGCTCTTAGAAAGGGGAACCGGTGGGACAGGGTTTATGCGCTTTCTCAAAGCCATCAGAGACACCACCCGAAAGGCACAGCTCAGGGAGCAGGAGGCAACGGGTGCCAACACACTGACCTGCCCACGGTGA